The nucleotide window GACCTTCTCCGTCCAACACAAATCCATGACTCAGCACACCCTTATATGGTGCCTTTCCTGTCACAGCAACCGCCGTTGACAAAGAAGAGTTAAACCAGCCGCGATACTGGTCAGATCCTTCCAAATATAAATCAGCAGGACGCTGTAAATCATCACGTTCTTCCAATACTGCTTGATGGGAAGAACCGGAGTCAAACCATACATCCATAATATCCGTTTCTTTACGGAATTGACCGTTCGGGCTTGATGGATGTGTAAAACCTTCAGGCAGAAGATCTTTTGCATCACGTTCAAACCAAATGTTAGAACCATGCTCACGGAACAATGCCGCTACATGATTAATCGTTTCATCTGTAATAATCGGGTCATTGTTTTCCGCATAAAACACAGGAATCGGAACACCCCATGCACGCTGACGGGAAATACACCAGTCACCACGATCACGTACCATGTTGAATAAACGTGTTTCTCCCCATGCAGGTACCCATTTTGTTTCTTGCACTGCTTCCATCAACTCTTTACGGAATGAATCAATAGATGCAAACCACTGTGCAGTGGCACGGAAAATAATTGGCTGTTTTGTTCTCCAGTCATGCGGATACGAATGCGTGATAAAAGTCAGCTTTAATAGAGCGCCCACTTCCTCTAATTTTTGCGTAATTGGTTTATTTGCTTCATCGTAGAATAATCCTTCAAAGCCCGGCGCTTCATTTGTTAAGTAGCCCTTATCATCAACTGGACAAAGCACATCCAAACCGTATTTCTGCCCCACTTGGAAGTCGTCTTCCCCGTGTCCAGGTGCTGTATGTACACAGCCCGTTCCGGCATCTGTTGTTACGTGCTCGCCAACCATAACAAGCGAATCCCGACCGTATAGTGGATGCTTCGCCACTACATGCTCAAGTTCAATACCTTTAACTGTTTTCACAACAGACGTTTCTTCCCAGCCCATTGTTTTTGTAACTTCCTCAAGTAGTGCAGATGCAACAATATACTTGCTGTCATTTGCTTTGACAATGCTGTACTCTAAGTCAGGATGTAAAGAGATACCTAAGTTTGCAGGAATAGTCCAAGGTGTTGTTGTCCAAATAATAAACTTTTCGTCACCTTCTAGTACACCTTTACCATCCTTTACATCGAATGCTACATAAATAGATGGAGATTTTTTGTCTTTGTACTCAATTTCAGCTTCCGCCAATGCAGATTCACTTGTCGGAGACCAATATACAGGTTTCAAACCTTTATAAATATAACCCTTTTTCGCCATATCACCGAATACTTTAATTTGCTGCGCTTCATATTCTGGCTTCAATGTAATATACGGATTGTACCAGTCCCCGCGCACACCAAGGCGCATAAACTGTTCACGTTGACGGTCTACTTGCTCATAAGCATACTCTTCGCACAACTTGCGAAACTCTGCAACTGTCATTTCTTTGCGCTTTACCCCTTTGTTCGTGAGCGCTTGTTCAATTGGTAACCCGTGTGTGTCCCAACCTGGGACGTAAGGGGCACAAAAACCATTCATGGATTTATAGCGAACGATAAAGTCTTTTAGTACTTTATTTAGTGCATGTCCCATGTGAATGTCGCCATTTGCGTACGGTGGTCCGTCGTGCAATACAAATAATGGACGATCCTTTGTGCGCTCCTGTACTTTCTCATAAATGTCCATCTCTGCCCAATTTGCTTGTATATCCGGCTCACGCTTTGGCAAATTGCCGCGCATCGGAAATTCTGTTTTCGGCATTAATAATGTGTCTTTATACTCCATGCAATGTTCCTCCTAGCGTTTTGACAAAATAAAAAGACCTTCTCATCCCTAAAAAGGGACGAGAAGGTCTCCCGCGGTACCACCCTAATAGACTGCAAGCAGTCCACCTTGTATTCGTAACGTGAATGAACGCCTTCCGCTTACTGCATTTCAGCGGGGAACTCCAGGGTGATATTCCTTCTTTTTCTTATCTCGAGCTTTCACTATCCTCGATTCGCTTTATAAGATACAAAGAAGTACTTGTCCCTATCCTCGTTTTTATCAAAACATATTTGTTATTGAATTATATGTAATTCTGATGAAAACGTCAAGCTTACAACGTTTCCTCTTGTTTTAAAAACGCTGTTTCATCCTCAAGCTCAAGAAGTTTGTCCCAGTCATCATTGCTCAGCATATCAAGTTGCGCTTCTAACAGCATGCGGAAGCGGCTACGGAATACTTTGGACTGTTTTTTTAATTCTTCAATATCAAATGAAACTTTACGGGATTTCATTAATGCTTCATTAATAATACGATCAGCATTTTTTTCTGCTTCTCTCACAATCAACTTCGCTTCTTTTTGTGCATTGCGCTTCACTTCTTCTGCCGCTTCTTGTGCAATTACAATGGATTTATTAAGAGTGGCTTCAATGCTGGAAAAATGACCTAACTTTTGTTCAAGTTCCGCTACTTGCTCCTCTAGCGCTTTTTTCTCGCGAAGCGCCAATTCATAATCCTTAATTACTTGATCTAAAAACTCGTTTACTTCGTCTTCATCATAGCCGCGAAAACCACGACTAAATTCTTTATTATGAATATCCAATGGTGTCAAAGGCACAGACGCCACCTCCAGTTGTTTGTTTTATATAAGTTAATGTATACTTCGACAAAACCAGCCGTATTCCTGCTTATTCCCTGGTTATTTTAATAAACCGTACATAATTTTCCATTTATCTCGTTTTGATTTGCCATCAATCGATAAAATTTTTGCTCTCCCGTGTCCTCTTGCTGACAAAACGTCACCATTAAAGCATTCGTATGATGGTTGTTCTACCACCTTCCAGTTTACTTTTACGAGACCGCCTTTAATCAATAGCTGCGTCTTTTGACGAGATATGTTGAACATTTCAGCAAGAAGAGCATCAACACGTAACGACGAAACGGTGCCGTTTTTTTCTGTCCATTCCTCTGCAGGTAAAATAATGCGTTGCCCTTCCGCAGATGAAACACTAACCTTCGCCTTTCCAACAGATTGCAAATTCATGATAATATAATCCGCAATCTCTTTCGCAACAAATAAATATATTTCATCTGTACCGATGAAGATATCACCGTACTTTTCTCGCTTCAGTCCAAGCGACATC belongs to Ectobacillus sp. JY-23 and includes:
- a CDS encoding DivIVA domain-containing protein, translating into MPLTPLDIHNKEFSRGFRGYDEDEVNEFLDQVIKDYELALREKKALEEQVAELEQKLGHFSSIEATLNKSIVIAQEAAEEVKRNAQKEAKLIVREAEKNADRIINEALMKSRKVSFDIEELKKQSKVFRSRFRMLLEAQLDMLSNDDWDKLLELEDETAFLKQEETL
- the ileS gene encoding isoleucine--tRNA ligase; this encodes MEYKDTLLMPKTEFPMRGNLPKREPDIQANWAEMDIYEKVQERTKDRPLFVLHDGPPYANGDIHMGHALNKVLKDFIVRYKSMNGFCAPYVPGWDTHGLPIEQALTNKGVKRKEMTVAEFRKLCEEYAYEQVDRQREQFMRLGVRGDWYNPYITLKPEYEAQQIKVFGDMAKKGYIYKGLKPVYWSPTSESALAEAEIEYKDKKSPSIYVAFDVKDGKGVLEGDEKFIIWTTTPWTIPANLGISLHPDLEYSIVKANDSKYIVASALLEEVTKTMGWEETSVVKTVKGIELEHVVAKHPLYGRDSLVMVGEHVTTDAGTGCVHTAPGHGEDDFQVGQKYGLDVLCPVDDKGYLTNEAPGFEGLFYDEANKPITQKLEEVGALLKLTFITHSYPHDWRTKQPIIFRATAQWFASIDSFRKELMEAVQETKWVPAWGETRLFNMVRDRGDWCISRQRAWGVPIPVFYAENNDPIITDETINHVAALFREHGSNIWFERDAKDLLPEGFTHPSSPNGQFRKETDIMDVWFDSGSSHQAVLEERDDLQRPADLYLEGSDQYRGWFNSSLSTAVAVTGKAPYKGVLSHGFVLDGEGRKMSKSLGNVVVPKKILDQLGGDILRLWVASVDYQADVRISDDILKQVAEVYRKIRNTFRFLLGNLDGFDPSIHTMEVYELREVDRYMLVKLNDLIRKTKEAYDTYEFAAIYHAVHNFCTIDLSSFYLDFAKDILYIEGADNRDRRAIQNVLYQVLVALTKLVSPILPHTADEVWVYVPGATEESVQLTDMPEPVEIEGSAAIKQKWDAFLMLRDDVLKALEEARNEKVIGKSLNASLTLYPTNEMKALLSSITEDVKQLFIVSGFAVAGVKEEAPAEAKTYEHAAVVVKPAEGETCERCWIVSPTVGQDAEHPTLCTRCASVVKEHYVK
- a CDS encoding RNA-binding protein; translation: MSIYDHFRPEEAVFVDRVIEWRNSAEQYYKMKLTDFLDPREQQIIDALMPDEAVRFYGGANGTERRRALILPPYYEPNVADFQIEVLRIQYATKFFSIEHRQMLGALMSLGLKREKYGDIFIGTDEIYLFVAKEIADYIIMNLQSVGKAKVSVSSAEGQRIILPAEEWTEKNGTVSSLRVDALLAEMFNISRQKTQLLIKGGLVKVNWKVVEQPSYECFNGDVLSARGHGRAKILSIDGKSKRDKWKIMYGLLK